The sequence GCACTCACCATGTCATGCGTCACGACGATGGAGGTGACGCCGAGCTTCGTCTTCATCGAGTTGATCAATTCATTGATGGACTGCGTCGTCACAGGGTCCAGTCCCGTGGTGGGCTCGTCCCACAGGATGACCTCCGCGTCCGTGGCGATGGCTCGCGCCAGCCCCACGCGCTTCTTCATGCCGCCCGACAGGTCCGACGGCATCAGGCGCTCCGTGTCCGGCAGGTTCACCAGCGCCAGCTTCTCCGCCACCCGCCGCCGGATTTCGTCCTCGGCCATGTCCGGGAAGTGCTCGCGCAGCGGGTACGCCACGTTCTCCCCCACCGTCAGCGAGTCGAACAACGCCGCGCCCTGGAACACCATGGCCACGTGCCGCCGCACCCGGATGAACTGCTCCTCCGAGAACCGCGTCAAATCACGCCCCTGGAACACGATGCGCCCCGAGTCCGGCCGCAACAGCCCGATGAGGCACTTGAGCAGCACGCTCTTGCCCGCACCCGAGCCGCCCATCACCACCAGCGTCTCGCCCGCGCGCACGTCCAGCTCCACGTCGTCGTAGACCTGCTTGGGACCGAAGGCCTTGGAGATGTGCTCGAAGTGGATGAGCTGCTCGCCCGGCGTGGGCTTGTGGAACTCGAAGGTGTCAGGCTCCTGGCGGCGCGCGAGTCGCATGGGGCCTCACACGTACAGCGTCAGCTTGGTGATGAAGAAGTCCGCCAGACACACGGCGACGGACGTCACCGCCACCGTCTGCGTGGTGGCGCGGCCCACGCCCTCCGTGCCGCCCTCCACGGTGAGCCCCTTGAAGCAGCCCACCAGCCCGATGATGACGCCGAACACCGCGCCCTTGAACACACCGGAGACGAAGTCCTCCAGCAGCACCGCGTCCAGCGCGCCCTGGAAGAACAAGTCGAGCGGCAGCGCATACTGCGCCTTCACCACCAGCGCGCCAGCCACGAGCCCGACGACGTCTCCGAAGATGGTGAGCACCGGCATCACCAGCAGGCACGCCAGCACGCGCGGCACCACCAGCTTGCGCAGCGGGTCCGCGCCCAGCGCGCGGATGGCGTCCACCTGCTCCGTCACCGTCATGGCTCCCAGCTCCGCCGCCATGCCGCTGCCAATGCGTGCGCCCACCGTGAGCGCGGTGAGCACCGGCGCCAGCTCGCGGAACAGCGTGAGCACCACCACGCGCCCCACCGTGTACTGCACGCCGAAGCGGCCCAGGAAGTAACCGAATTGCAATGAGATGACGAGCCCGGCGAACGTCGAGGTGAGCAGGGCAATGGGCAGCGAGCGCACCCCGAGCGACTCGGTGTGGTAGGCGAGCGCGCGCAGGTTGTAAGGCGGGCGCACCGCGCGGCTGAAGACCTGGCCCGACATCAGCGCCATGGAGCCCAGCGACGCGAGGCGCACCTGCGCGCGCGCCACCACGCCCAGCTGCTCCTCCGGCAGCGCCGCGGCGCCGGCTTCCACCTGGCGCTTCATCCGCGACGCTCCGACTCGAAGCCGGCCAGCACCGTGTCGAAGTCCGCCATCCGCGCGTCCGCCATTCCCGGCGGGGCCACGTAGGAGAAGTCGAACACGCAGTTGTCCTTCTTCAGCACCACCAGCTCCAGCTGCACCGGCACGCCGTCCATCTTCGCGAGATAACGGCTGCGCAGGGCCTCGCGCTCGGCCATGGGCACGAGCTGTGAGGACAGCTCCTGCCGCTCCGTGAAGCCGGCGAGCAGGTGGCGCGTGAGCACCGGCAGGGGCGGGTCGTCATGTCCCTCGCAGGTAGCGTTGACGGAGATGGCGCGGCCCGTGCCCTCTTCGGCGAAGGCCAGGTCATTGCCCTCCAGCCACACGCGGTGCCACGCCTCCGGCAGCTTGCCCACGCGGTAGCGCACCGCGGGCTTGGTGAGCACCGAGTCCTCGAAGCTCACGCGATGGCAGCCCACCAGGGGCGCGACCACTCCGAGCAGCAGCATCCACCGCATGGCACCGTTCTTCGTGACCCTCTCCCGGCCCTGTGCGCGGTGAGTCATGCGTCACGAGAGGCCTCCCTGCAAGGTTTTCCACACAGGTAAACGTCCACTGTCACACCTCGTCCGCCACGGCGTGGCGGCCCTGGAGCGGGACCTTCCTGCCTTGCCGCGATTCGATTCGTGGAGAACCGCACTGGCGAGGCACGTCTCCGGGACCGGGGCCCCCGGGGAGCGGCGCCGCATTCCCCTCACCACGGCGTCCGCATGGCCTCCGGTCAGTCTCGGCGTCCGGCCGGCCGTGGGGAGTCCCCCGCGTCCATGCGGGTTCGCATCTTCCATCCAACACCCGGATGAATGGCGGAGGCATGCGAGGGGCCGTTCCGCACCCCGCCCTCTCCCTCCTGGAGGGTTCCGGGCAAGGAGGACAACGATGGATGGCGGACTCGCGGTATTCGGATTCGGGCTCTTCCTTCTCGGAATCGCCAACCTC comes from Pyxidicoccus parkwaysis and encodes:
- a CDS encoding ABC transporter ATP-binding protein: MRLARRQEPDTFEFHKPTPGEQLIHFEHISKAFGPKQVYDDVELDVRAGETLVVMGGSGAGKSVLLKCLIGLLRPDSGRIVFQGRDLTRFSEEQFIRVRRHVAMVFQGAALFDSLTVGENVAYPLREHFPDMAEDEIRRRVAEKLALVNLPDTERLMPSDLSGGMKKRVGLARAIATDAEVILWDEPTTGLDPVTTQSINELINSMKTKLGVTSIVVTHDMVSAFTVGDRLAMLANRRILQVGTREVMLHSTVPEVRAFLDARRVELVPGGAS
- a CDS encoding MlaE family ABC transporter permease, with the protein product MALMSGQVFSRAVRPPYNLRALAYHTESLGVRSLPIALLTSTFAGLVISLQFGYFLGRFGVQYTVGRVVVLTLFRELAPVLTALTVGARIGSGMAAELGAMTVTEQVDAIRALGADPLRKLVVPRVLACLLVMPVLTIFGDVVGLVAGALVVKAQYALPLDLFFQGALDAVLLEDFVSGVFKGAVFGVIIGLVGCFKGLTVEGGTEGVGRATTQTVAVTSVAVCLADFFITKLTLYV